ttctctctccTTCTCGGTCTTCCTCCTCTAAcatgttcctcctaagccctcctcactcacttCTCATCATCCCTCCTTAACACATACCTACACTATCTCTATAGTGACACTCTTTTCACCTCAGTGAACTTCATGACACCTGttacttttcatatttcataatttttcaatctttcaagcggTCATAATCACTTAATTtacctcagcattctcatttctgttctctcaagctttacttccTATTTCTGTGTATCTGTGATATAGATATCAACTTTCAATTTCATGGGCATTTTCTTACCACATATCTCTTTTCACTTTCCTCATGCTGCTTATATCCTAATCCTAACTTCATCCTTATATTCTCCCCCTTATCTTATAATAGCTCCCAAGTATCTAAAATGTTCCGCTTGACTTATAACATAATTTCTTATTGATTGTAGTATCTCTCTTTCCCGAGTGAAGGAGGGATATCCAaaggaattttctcattattacaGAACTTACGAATTCGTCCTGGAAAACCGAAGAAACCATCAAAGTGGTGCCGTAACTGGTTCAATTGGTCCTTATTTGTGATTCCTTCTAGCAGTCTGTAGCCAATGCTCTGGCAGTAATCTCTGGCCCCGTTCCATAACTTCCTCTCCTTCACAGGGAGAACACACCCAAGTCCTTCTATCATCTTTGCTGGAGAGCTACATTCAATATCtggatgaataaaatgaattagTTAAAGTCGAGTTCAATGTATGGGAGACTTAGATTATCATTTGGGCAGCCTTCAATATAGGGAAAGAATAAAATTAGTCTTGGAGAGGTTTGTTTAATATCTGGAAAGAATAAAACTATTCTTGTACAGGCGTGTTGTATATCTGGATAGAATAAAACTATTTCTGGACAGGTGTGTTTAATATCTGGAAAGAATAAAAGTATTCTTTGACAGGAGCATTTAATATCTGGAAAGAATAAAACTATTCTTGGAAAGGTGTGTTGCATATCGGGAAAGAATAAAGCTATTCTTTGACAGGTGTGTTTAATATCTGGAAAGAATAAAAGTGTTCTTTAACAGGTGTATTTAATATCTGGAAAGAATAAAACTATTCTTAGAAAAGTGTGTTGTATATCTGGGAAGAATAAAACTATTCTTTGAGAGGTGTGTTTAATATCTGGAAAGAATAAAAGTATTCTTGGCAGGTGTGTTTAATATCTGGAAAGAACAAAACTATTCTTGGAAAGGTATGTTGTATATCTGGAAAGAATAAAACTATTCCTTGACAGGTTTGTTTAATATCTGGAAAGAATAAAACTATTCTTGGACAGGTATGTTGTATATCTGGATAGAATAAAACTATTCCTGGACAGGTGTGTTTAATATCTGGAAAGAATAAAACTATTCTTGGAAAGGTGTGTTTAATATCGGGAAAGAATAAAACTATTCTTGGACAGGTATGTTGTATATCTGGATAGAATAAAACTATTCCTGGACAGGTGTGTTTATTATCTGGAAAGAATAAAACTATTCATGGACAGGTGTGTTTAATATCTGGAAAGAATAGAACTAGTGTAATAGAGTTGTGTTAAATATCTAGAAGAATAAAAGGAATCAATGCGAGCAAGGATCAGTAGTTAGAATAAGATTAACACATATTCTTGTAAAATAAATGGAGCCGAAGAGCACTGCATGCAACAATCGGAATTATAAAAGTTTAACAGACAGTTTTGGTGGCCGTTGtgtaaacgtccctgactggtgactgctagactggggttcgagtcccgctcaaacttggtagtttctttggtagctgtaatctcactatccttgtgagctaaggatcgggggtttgggggaacctataggtctatctgcagagtcattaggagccattgcctggccctccttggctctagcttggctggagaggggtcttgggcgctgatcatatgtataaagtcAGTCTCTATGGAATTGTCTTGCTTGGTAGAGCAATgttatgtcccttgcctctgctattcatgagcagcctttaaacctttaaagtgtagTATCTTTAAACACGAAAAGAGCCAAGGAAAGACACATGGAATGTTTGGAAGAGTAAAATTGACCCACGACTGTTGAATGCAATGTATCGAGCATAAGCTCAAACAAAACCTTCATATAATTCAAACCCACCAACGGATTGACCTATATGGTCATATACCCATATTAACTTTAAGAATAATCATCACCATTCCTATTAGTTGATAGTTCGATTTCCAAAGATAACAATAGCTTGAATTTACTTTAGACATGATAGCTCGGAAAGGGACTAAAACAAATTATAAGCAATTGTAATTTCATCATATCTTTTACCAACAGGAAAgagataaattataaatatacaaaagCACAATAATTCTTTTTATAACAGATTTGATTCACGCAATTCAGATTATGATTCAGCAACTTTAATTCTTACTGTTATGTTACAAAAACTacacaaaataaatgaaaacagtAATATGGGATGTTTACAATATCTCGACAAGTGTTGATATTTGctgcttttttattgtttatagcaGTAATTCCAAGAAATACAGCAAACGGTGGAACTTACCATCGCAATTATATCCGTTTCCGGAGTACGGTGGTCGATACCTACAGTTGTAGCTTCCTATGGTATTGGTACACGTAGCCCGACTATTGCAGTTGTGAGTACCAGTCGTACATTCATTGATATCTGTCGGAGATAGTATAATgtgattatgtatgtgtatatatatatatatatatatatatatatatatatatacatatatacatatacatatacatatatatatatatatatatatatatatatgtaatcatatatatttatatttaaatagagagagagagagagagagagagagagagagagagagagagagagagagagagagagagagagagagagatgaatgatatatattcaataattccttataatttgtCTACATATTTGACAGGAAATATACAGCAGAATACAGAATGAACATACATCTCTGTTGATCGCCCATTGGCAGAGTCTCATCCCAGCAGGAACCATTTAACATAAgataattttcagtggatatatattaatAAGGTTGAAGTATGATATTAAATCTCATTTATGATATTCACGTATCTTAAAAGGAATTATGTTAGGAACAAATAATGATCCTACACAtatgcgtaataataataataatgataataataataatagtaataataataataataataataataataacaataataataataataacaataataataactcaacctgcctaaaagagggtcctttaccacaataataatactaataataatgataacaacattactactactactactagtactactactactactactactactactactaattataataataataataataataataatactatgcatATGCTTATACGTAGGTGTGTACAATAGAAAATGTGGTCGTATATAACTCACCCTCGCAAGTAATTCCATCTCCTTCATATCCGGGGAGGCAAACGCACGAGTAGCTCAAGACACCGTCGATGCATTTCGCCTTTGCACTGCAGCCATTGCCTGCTGCGCATTCGTCTGCCGGAAAGTAATGCACGTTATATTCTAATTtttacacatgcacgcacacatacaaacacacacatagacattcatatatatatatatatatatatatatatatatatatatatacatatatatatatatatatatatatatatatatatatgcacacacacatatatatatacatatatatatatctatatatataaatatatatatatatatatatatatatatatatatatatatatatatatatatatatatatatatatatatgtgtgtgtgtgtgtgtgtgtgtgtgcatatatacagtgcattaatttatatatatatatatatatatatatatatatatatatatatatatatatatatatatctatctatatattcctcTTTTTACTATTTATCTCTTCATAAAAATACAGGGTCATACTTGCCAAACGATCTGGATGATCATCCAACAAGGGAATACAGTAGAACTAAACTCAATTTGAATCGAACGGAGAGAACAGTTTTATGAAAGGTATTTTGGTATGGGAATTAAATGGAGTCTAAGTGAAAAACACTTTTAAACCTTACAGAGGTATATCATAAAAACTGAAATTCAATTGATCACATTTTGAGTTAAGTAATTTAAATGGTCAGTCACCAATGGGGTTTTATGAGCTCACACTCCATTTAAAATGAACTCTTTTAAAAGGTAGAGCTAGTCCAAGCGACGAGCTAGAGACACTAATTCATTAGCTCCCGTAGCAACAACAATCCATGCTAGACCAGGTTGATAACCCCAATTTCTCAATATTTGCTATTAATAGACAAAGGTATACACGTGCCAGTCCTCttcttctttataaaattttgataaattggTCGACATGTTTACCTTTACTCAACAGCTCTTTGATGTCAGATATGACCTCCATGGAACACGTTTGAAGACTATGCCTTATGGCGTTGAACTCTGGAATGATATTGATTGAACTGGATAAGTAAAACGTGTCCAAATTGTATTATAATTCACTATATTTCCCTTACTACAATTATAACTAATTGTCTAGTATACTAGAGAGATGGGTAGTTATGTACATTATGAAATTCACAAATGCCTGTaagtatatcattatcattaccacttaagctacaaccccaattggaaaagcaggatgatataagcttaggggctccaacagagaaatatagcccagtgaggaaagtcaaTAAGGAATTAATAAGATACaaatgaagtaattaacaattaaaacagttTTTTCAAGACCATTATCAACAtagaaatagatctctcatatatgaactataaagagtccaaaaaccagaggaagagaaataagagaaaattagtGATATAGTTAGTTTCTTTACTGTTGATTTAAATCATTGAATGATTGTATTAGTTCGATAAAATgtataataattttagaaaaaataaactcGCCTCTTATTCCACGTAAAACTATTCGCTGTtgaaaaaaagtttaaattaaatAGATTACAAGTTATGTTAGAAAATAATAAGTAATCAGTAGTTAACTGTCTAGTAGTATTTAACGGACTCTATTGCTTATATGATGTTACAATATTTCAAATGggtatttacgatatatatatatatatatatatatatatatatatatatatatatatatatatatgtgtgtgtgtatatatatatatttatgtatatatatatatatatatatatatatatatatatatatacatatacatatgattatatttatatatacatacatatatatattcatatatatatatatatatatatatatatatatatatatatacatatatatatatatatatatatatatatatatatatatatatatatatatgtatatatatattcatatatatgtatgtatatatatatatatatatatatatatatatatatatgtttatatagatatatatttatatatatattcatatatatgtgtatatatataaatatatatatatacataaatatatatacatatatatatatatatctatatctatatatagatatatatatatatatatatatatttatatatatatatatatatatatataaatatatacatatatatatatatatatatatatatatatacataaatatatatgtatatatacatatatatatatgtgtgtgtgtatatttatatatataaatatatatatatatttatatatatatatatatatatatatatatatatatacatatatatatgtacagtatatatacatatatatatatatatatatgtgtatatatttatatatatttaaatatatttatatatatatatatatatttacatatagataaatatatgtatatatatatagatataaatatatatacatatatatatatatatatatatatatatatatatatatgtgtatatatatatattcatatatatatatatatatatatatatatatatatatacacatatacagtatatatatatgtatatatatatttatttatatatatatatatatatatat
The nucleotide sequence above comes from Palaemon carinicauda isolate YSFRI2023 chromosome 2, ASM3689809v2, whole genome shotgun sequence. Encoded proteins:
- the LOC137615709 gene encoding uncharacterized protein; this translates as MKILRSLVLVSWMWNLSVCQIVPDNYTFPLKPQVVVQECKNNDVPSNKAFVNLEINCDENMSAIRNEITILREAAIIEFNAIRHSLQTCSMEVISDIKELLSKDECAAGNGCSAKAKCIDGVLSYSCVCLPGYEGDGITCEDINECTTGTHNCNSRATCTNTIGSYNCRYRPPYSGNGYNCDDIECSSPAKMIEGLGCVLPVKERKLWNGARDYCQSIGYRLLEGITNKDQLNQLRHHFDGFFGFPGRIHDVWIGIKQNEWAEGPYTRVPAQLWNSGQPDDGQGTCGYIALQVSTPTLWDTNCGTYSIPFFCQALIE